One stretch of Levilactobacillus yonginensis DNA includes these proteins:
- a CDS encoding IS5 family transposase (programmed frameshift), whose product MKSFAHHYSSDISREQFELIRTDLEGIRKRTKPRKVDLYDIFCALLYTLKNGCVWRDLPSDFPKWETVYYYWLLWTKTPSPAGITPLDKVFKKIVSQHRLAQKRSVYTSFIILDAQSVKNTDPAESSGYDGGKKVSGIKRHLAVDINGLPMAVHVTTANVSERDGANALLALNKSQFDLVQRVMADGGYTGNNFAQSVQAMINAEVIIAKQSDLRHGQVTPQRWVIERSFSWLGKYRRLWRNCERKLNTSKMMISLAFLRILLKRF is encoded by the exons ATGAAAAGCTTTGCACACCATTATAGTAGCGACATCTCTCGTGAACAATTTGAACTAATCCGGACAGATCTAGAAGGCATACGTAAGCGGACTAAGCCAAGAAAGGTTGATTTATATGATATCTTTTGTGCCCTGCTTTATACCTTGAAAAATGGGTGCGTTTGGCGCGATTTACCCAGCGATTTTCCTAAATGGGAAACCGTCTATTATTACTGGTTACTTTGGACTAAAACGCCATCTCCTGCTGGTATCACTCCTCTGGATAAGGTTT TTAAAAAAATTGTCAGCCAACATCGGTTGGCTCAGAAGCGTTCAGTTTATACATCGTTCATCATTCTAGATGCTCAAAGTGTCAAGAATACCGATCCTGCTGAAAGTAGCGGCTACGATGGTGGTAAAAAGGTGAGTGGGATTAAGCGCCATCTTGCTGTAGATATCAATGGGCTGCCGATGGCAGTCCATGTGACAACCGCCAATGTTTCTGAGCGTGATGGCGCCAATGCGCTACTGGCGTTAAACAAATCACAGTTTGACCTGGTTCAACGAGTAATGGCCGATGGTGGTTATACTGGTAACAACTTTGCTCAATCAGTTCAGGCAATGATTAACGCTGAAGTCATTATTGCTAAACAGAGTGACCTTAGGCACGGTCAAGTGACCCCGCAACGCTGGGTTATCGAACGCAGTTTTAGCTGGCTAGGAAAATATCGGCGCCTCTGGCGCAATTGTGAGCGAAAGCTGAACACCAGTAAGATGATGATTAGCTTAGCCTTCCTGCGAATACTCTTGAAAAGATTCTAA
- a CDS encoding IS30 family transposase — MSSITYSERIKIETFCELGLSNIQMSDRLKRSPATISYELARCEPYQAEVAQTDAEYKRSRCGRKTKLNDKLRQIILNHLRLSWSPGMIAHEFKLATKSIYNWLNQGKIEFSLNDLPEHGVRQRRNLDQRSKYNQSLGRSIEQRPIVVNRRNRIGDFELDTIVGPRGHSKAVLLTLIDRKSRFLWAYRLKNRTAVTVNEALNKFLATFNGPVHSFTVDRGTEFSGLVSLEAQYGIKTYYCHAYTPAERGSNERFNRNLRYFYPKGTYFEHISAQGLKTTLLEINQRPLKILDWQTPYQVMLTNLSKNSD, encoded by the coding sequence TTGTCTAGTATAACCTATTCTGAACGAATTAAAATCGAAACCTTTTGTGAACTAGGGCTGTCCAATATCCAAATGAGCGATCGCCTAAAACGATCACCTGCCACAATTTCTTATGAATTAGCTCGATGTGAACCTTACCAGGCCGAAGTGGCCCAAACAGATGCCGAATACAAGCGGTCACGATGTGGCCGAAAGACTAAATTGAATGACAAATTAAGGCAAATAATTTTAAACCATTTACGGCTAAGTTGGTCACCAGGAATGATTGCTCACGAATTTAAACTAGCGACTAAATCAATTTATAATTGGTTAAATCAAGGGAAAATTGAGTTTTCTTTAAATGATTTGCCTGAACATGGCGTGCGCCAACGGCGTAACCTTGACCAACGTTCTAAATATAATCAATCATTAGGACGGTCAATTGAACAGCGACCCATCGTGGTTAATCGACGTAATCGCATCGGTGATTTTGAATTAGATACAATTGTTGGCCCCCGTGGGCATAGTAAGGCAGTTTTATTAACCTTAATCGATCGCAAATCACGGTTCCTTTGGGCCTACCGATTAAAAAACCGGACAGCAGTAACTGTTAATGAAGCCCTAAATAAGTTTCTAGCAACTTTTAATGGCCCGGTGCATAGTTTTACGGTGGACCGTGGCACTGAGTTTAGTGGGCTAGTATCACTTGAAGCACAATACGGTATTAAGACCTATTACTGCCATGCTTATACGCCAGCTGAGCGCGGCAGTAATGAACGATTTAATCGGAACTTACGCTATTTTTATCCTAAGGGGACTTATTTTGAGCACATTAGTGCTCAAGGCTTGAAAACCACCTTACTCGAAATTAATCAGAGACCACTTAAAATACTTGACTGGCAAACACCTTATCAGGTCATGCTGACCAATTTG